A region from the Dysidea avara chromosome 15, odDysAvar1.4, whole genome shotgun sequence genome encodes:
- the LOC136245622 gene encoding protein Wnt-4-like, whose translation MSGCTTILLLALLVVQFPSNYCSDWWSIVKERDHVFNQEDITSPISQHCSDPALFNGTLNACQLNICRRDTKLLSTIAIGILRALNQCQKLFKNRPWNCSVFDSGPYLGKFVERGTHETAFLNAIISAGIAREVARNCKEHKLESCACDLSEPSTPSPGIVSIRHCGDNSNYGINIAKEFTECVDADGCIGQAASHNSEVGRKLVSSTTVECSCFGICALKTCHKKVPEIEEIGIKLLAQYDAAKQIKENQLMNSSNLVYCNSSPNFCKRNLTEGMYGSSGRQCWPNRVGPSSCWEMCCGGPVEQRMATEIDTSQCYFEWSIKKINCATKTVTRQYCK comes from the exons ATGTCTGGTTGTACTACTATCTTACTCCTAGCTTTGCTAGTAGTACAGTTTCCTTCCAACTATTGCTCGGACTGGTG GTCAATTGTGAAAGAAAGAGACCATGTGTTTAATCAGGAGGATATAACCTCGCCTATCAGTCAACACTGTTCCGACCCTGCCTTGTTCAATGGTACCTTAAATGCCTGCCAGCTAAATATCTGCAGGCGAGATACTAAGCTGCTATCAACTATCGCCATCGGGATACTTCGGGCTCTCAATCAGTGCCAGAAGTTGTTCAAGAACAGGCCCTGGAATTGCAGTGTCTTTGATTCCGGGCCATACCTGGGAAAGTTTGTTGAAAGAG GAACGCATGAAACAGCTTTCCTCAATGCTATCATTAGTGCAGGGATAGCTCGAGAGGTTGCAAGGAATTGCAAGGAGCACAAGTTGGAATCATGTGCTTGCGATTTGTCCGAACCATCAACACCAAGTCCTGGTATTGTATCAATTCGACACTGCGGAGACAACAGCAACTATGGCATCAATATTGCTAAAGAATTTACTGAGTGTGTGGATGCTGATGGCTGCATTGGACAAGCTGCATCACACAATAGTGAGGTTGGAAGAAAG CTTGTGAGCAGCACAACTGTTGAATGCTCTTGCTTTGGGATTTGTGCTCTCAAGACTTGCCACAAGAAAGTACCAGAAATTGAAGAGATTGGAATCAAACTGTTAGCTCAGTATGATGCAGCCAAACAAATTAAGGAGAACCAGCTGATGAACTCTTCAAATCTTGTGTACTGCAATTCTTCTCCAAATTTTTGTAAACGCAACTTAACAGAAGGAATGTATGGCTCATCTGGCAGGCAGTGTTGGCCAAACAGAGTTGGTCCTTCAAGCTGCTGGGAAATGTGCTGTGGAGGTCCAGTGGAACAGAGGATGGCAACTGAAATTGATACCTCTCAGTGCTACTTTGAGTGGTCCATTAAGAAAATCAATTGTGCTACTAAAACTGTCACCAGGCAATACTGCAAGTGA